One window from the genome of Oncorhynchus gorbuscha isolate QuinsamMale2020 ecotype Even-year linkage group LG14, OgorEven_v1.0, whole genome shotgun sequence encodes:
- the LOC123995001 gene encoding collagen alpha-1(X) chain-like, whose amino-acid sequence MDLRVTSVLLLLVALAVATPERYYHVQKVAKQQQHYPTKSHVQTVSGEPGIPGSPGEPGPMGPPGPPGNDGVGHPGQQGPPGAPGPAGYSAAGKPGNPGGPGKPGSNGMPGEKGHTGAPGAMGPRGSPGSAGSPGPAGYSSAGKPGPHGLPGAMGPRGESGLKGHPGIPGLQGQKGERGVGIPGAPGANGQVGPMGPSGMPGQPGVGKSGATGYPGEPGKSGTPGRDGAPGAMGQPGPKGHNGNPGVGAPGKSGENGSPGMPGNMGPKGPQGHAGQPGAPGIPGVGKPGANGMTGDRGSPGTSGTTGQKGEPGPTGYTGATGGTGLMGPAGPQGARGFQGEPGVQGSKGDVGMLGAPGAKGTKGDQGHQGYAGKAGIPGAAGPPGATGATGHQGNKGAQGHTGSPGQPGSNGLAGAKGHPGTPGGPGKPGESGMPGTRGPVGPSGPAGQAGVRGHAGLPGAPGPAGQMAKGMSGPMGPPGAPGSRGNDGNPGSMGPPGPPGPPGEMVYHHEKSMPIKSHEIMMPHEMMKAPMSAFSAVLTVAYPSAGSPVPFNQIIYNGEQHYDPQTGIFSCQVPGLYYFSYHMHVNGANALVALYKNGEPIMFSYDEYNKGFLDQLSGSTVLMLNAHDQVYIQVPDEETNGVFAADNVHCSFSGFLIAST is encoded by the exons ATGGACCTCAGAGTGACGAGCGTTCTCCTCCTCCTGGTGGCCTTGGCCGTGGCAACACCAGAGAGATACTACCATGTACAGAAAGTAGCCAAGCAGCAGCAGCATTATCCTACCAAGAGCCATGTCCAAA CTGTTTCAGGTGAGCCAGGTATTCCCGGATCCCCTGGTGAGCCAGGACCTATGGGCCCCCCTGGGCCTCCCGGCAATGACGGCGTGGGACATCCTGGACAACAGGGCCCACCCGGGGCCCCCGGACCCGCTGGCTACTCCGCAGCTGGCAAGCCTGGCAATCCAGGTGGTCCTGGGAAACCAGGTAGTAACGGAATGCCCGGTGAGAAGGGCCATACTGGCGCACCTGGAGCCATGGGTCCAAGAGGATCACCCGGTTCCGCTGGAAGCCCAGGACCTGCTGGATACTCTTCTGCTGGCAAACCTGGCCCACACGGTCTGCCCGGAGCCATGGGGCCAAGGGGTGAGAGTGGACTTAAAGGGCATCCAGGTATCCCTGGTCTGCAAggacaaaagggagagaggggagttggtATTCCTGGGGCACCAGGTGCAAACGGCCAAGTGGGCCCAATGGGACCCTCTGGTATGCCAGGGCAACCCGGAGTTGGTAAGTCTGGTGCCACTGGATACCCTGGGGAGCCTGGGAAGTCAGGTACTCCAGGTAGGGATGGAGCTCCAGGAGCTATGGGTCAGCCAGGGCCAAAGGGCCACAATGGAAACCCTGGGGTAGGAGCGCCAGGAAAATCAGGTGAGAATGGCAGTCCAGGTATGCCTGGAAATATGGGACCTAAAGGTCCCCAGGGGCATGCCGGACAACCAGGTGCACCTGGCATACCAGGAGTTGGTAAACCAGGAGCTAATGGCATGACAGGTGACAGGGGATCCCCCGGTACATCAGGAACCACCGGTCAGAAAGGAGAGCCAGGGCCAACAGGTTACACTGGGGCAACAGGTGGTACTGGCCTTATGGGTCCAGCTGGGCCACAGGGTGCTAGAGGATTCCAGGGagaaccaggtgtgcagggatcTAAAGGAGATGTCGGCATGCTGGGAGCTCCAGGGGCAAAGGGAACCAAGGGGGATCAGGGACATCAGGGTTACGCAGGGAAGGCAGGTATCCCCGGGGCAGCAGGCCCTCCTGGTGCAACCGGCGCTACAGGACATCAGGGTAACAAGGGAGCTCAGGGCCATACTGGCTCTCCTGGTCAGCCAGGTTCAAATGGGCTTGCAGGAGCAAAGGGACACCCAGGCACACCTGGAGGCCCAGGGAAACCAGGCGAGAGCGGCATGCCAGGGACAAGAGGACCAGTGGGGCCTTCAGGTCCAGCAGGTCAAGCAGGTGTTAGGGGTCACGCAGGTCTTCCCGGCGCACCCGGCCCAGCTGGCCAGATGGCCAAGGGAATGTCTGGTCCTATGGGTCCACCTGGAGCTCCTGGTTCCAGAGGTAACGATGGTAACCCAGGTTCTATGGGACCTCCTGGCCCACCTGGTCCCCCTGGTGAGATGGTCTACCATCACGAGAAGAGCATGCCCATCAAGTCCCATGAGATTATGATGCCTCATGAGATGATGAAGGCCCCTATGTCCGCCTTCAGCGCGGTTCTGACGGTGGCTTACCCATCAGCGGGTTCACCCGTTCCATTCAACCAGATTATTTACAATGGGGAGCAGCACTATGACCCCCAGACTGGCATCTTCTCCTGCCAAGTACCAGGTCTCTACTACTTCTCCTACCATATGCATGTTAACGGTGCTAATGCATTGGTGGCACTGTACAAAAATGGTGAGCCAATCATGTTCTCATACGATGAGTACAACAAGGGCTTCTTGGATCAGTTGTCTGGCAGCACTGTACTTATGCTGAATGCCCATGACCAAGTCTACATTCAGGTCCCTGATGAGGAGACCAATGGTGTCTTCGCTGCCGATAATGTTCACTGCTCTTTCTCTGGGTTCCTGATTGCCTCAACGTGA